A stretch of the Equus caballus isolate H_3958 breed thoroughbred chromosome X, TB-T2T, whole genome shotgun sequence genome encodes the following:
- the CMC4 gene encoding cx9C motif-containing protein 4 isoform X2, which translates to MPQKDPCQKQACEIQKCLQANNYMESKCQAVIKELRKCCARYPKGRSLICSGFEKEDERLTLKSISK; encoded by the exons ATGCCGCAGAAGGATCCGTGCCAGAAACAAGCCTGTGAAATACAGAAGTGTTTACAAG CCAACAACTACATGGAATCTAAGTGTCAGGCTGTCATCAAAGAACTGCGTAAGTGTTGTGCTCGGTATCCTAAGGGAAGATCTCTCATCTGTTCAGGATTTGAAAAAGAAGACGAAAGGCTGACACTGAAGTCCATATCAAAGTAA
- the CMC4 gene encoding cx9C motif-containing protein 4 isoform X1: MDKRQNKNHFSYFSFLDMPQKDPCQKQACEIQKCLQANNYMESKCQAVIKELRKCCARYPKGRSLICSGFEKEDERLTLKSISK, translated from the exons AtggataaaagacaaaataaaaatcatttttcttattttagttttctggATATGCCGCAGAAGGATCCGTGCCAGAAACAAGCCTGTGAAATACAGAAGTGTTTACAAG CCAACAACTACATGGAATCTAAGTGTCAGGCTGTCATCAAAGAACTGCGTAAGTGTTGTGCTCGGTATCCTAAGGGAAGATCTCTCATCTGTTCAGGATTTGAAAAAGAAGACGAAAGGCTGACACTGAAGTCCATATCAAAGTAA
- the MTCP1 gene encoding protein p13 MTCP-1 has product MAGEDVGAPPDHLWVHQEGIYRDEYQRTWVAVVEEETSFLRARVQQVQVPLGDAARPSHLLTSQLPLMWQLYPEERYMDNNSRLWQIQHHLMVRGVQELLLKLLPDD; this is encoded by the exons ATGGCAGGAGAGGATGTGGGGGCTCCACCCGATCACCTCTGGGTTCACCAAGAGGGTATCTACCGGGACGAATACCAGCGCACGTGGGTGGCCGTCGTGGAAGAG GAGACAAGTTTCCTAAGGGCACGAGTCCAGCAAGTTCAGGTTCCCTTAGGTGATGCAGCTAGGCCAAGTCACCTTCTTACCTCCCAGCTACCTCTCATGTGGCAACTCTACCCTGAGGAGCGCTACATGGATAACAACTCTCGCTTGTGGCAGATCCAGCATCATTTAATG GTCAGGGGAGTACAGGAGCTGTTGCTTAAGCTTTTGCCTGATGATTAA